In Apium graveolens cultivar Ventura chromosome 10, ASM990537v1, whole genome shotgun sequence, the following are encoded in one genomic region:
- the LOC141689145 gene encoding uncharacterized protein LOC141689145 isoform X2 — MVELSLFASYPQKGLPTFPHLLDCEPFLLKPGSSQYVRKPALLAMRPHDLRQIQLWKQPTSGSLKSNQNDSSIGRNVPSDIKDTHPDSILFSIGIAKQCTRQKEILEFLRYVSSEVEIGGLDISLLADLMGLKVTADEISRHPLAPKYELHFQDAVCQPTLLFPSSEICSEKPLMDMVGDLDYNSELMVYFDSQVASGSWIETKDIHSIIAEPNLSNNSMKWRSQSMLVPHFEWSKSREAIQGSLNVKTTNAVPLRSPRKTRLRSLPKKKSNQKAAQKRDLQRKSYFHAVETLLSIIFDNRRHAKTAILKLKRLSPELTLLLTQFSATIAGTGIALIFSVLYKATSGKVPFCTSRLLNTGLGLGLVWLSWAVNRMRDTISHISRNSRKLAEEDMLRNLDRSVKQVYYRAATLMVLIVIRVT, encoded by the exons ATGGTTGAACTTTCTCTGTTTGCCTCTTACCCTCAGAAGGGCCTGCCCACATTCCCTCACCTGCTg GACTGCGAGCCTTTTTTACTTAAACCTGGATCAAGTCAATATGTGAGAAAACCAGCCTTGCTGGCTATGCGGCCCCACGACCTGCGCCAAATTCAGCTATGGAAACAACCTACAAGTGGATCGTTGAAGAGTAACCAAAATGACTCGTCTATTGGAAGAAATGTTCCAAGTGATATAAAAG ATACTCATCCAGACTCTATACTTTTCAGCATTGGAATTGCTAAACAGTGCACAAGGCAAAAAGAAATCTTAGAGTTTCTTAGATATGTATCAAGTGAAGTGGAAATAGGTGGACTAGATATATCCCTACTTGCCGACTTGATGGGTCTTAAAGTAACAGCAGATGAAATTTCTCGGCATCCACTTGCACCCAAATATGAACTCCATTTCCAGGATGCTGTTTGTCAGCCAACTCTACTTTTTCCAAGTAGCGAGATTTGTTCAGAGAAGCCTCTAATGGATATGGTTGGGGATTTGGATTACAATTCAGAACTCATGGTCTACTTTGATAGTCAAGTTGCCTCTGGTAGTTGGATTGAGACAAAGGACATACATTCCATTATTGCTGAGCCTAATCTGTCAAATAACTCAATGAAATGGAGAAGCCAGTCGATGTTGGTTCCCCATTTTGAATG GTCAAAAAGCAGGGAAGCAATCCAAGGATCTCTAAATGTTAAAACCACAAATGCTGTTCCTCTGAGAAG TCCTCGGAAAACCAGGCTCCGGTCATTGCCAAAGAAGAAGAGCAATCAGAAAGCAGCCCAAAAGAGGGATCTTCAAAGAAAGAGCTATTTTCATGCAGTTGAGACTCTTTTGTCCATAATATTTGACAACAGACGGCATGCAAAAACAGCTATACTTAAGTTGAAGAGACTGAGTCCCGAGTTGACTCTACTCCTGACCCAATTCTCCGCCACCATAGCCGGGACGGGCATTGCTCTTATCTTCTCAGTTCTGTATAAAGCAACTAGTGGTAAGGTCCCTTTTTGTACATCAAGACTACTAAATACAGGTTTGGGGCTTGGCCTTGTCTGGCTTTCTTGGGCAGTGAATAGAATGAGGGACACTATAAGTCACATCAGCAGAAACTCGAGGAAGCTGGCAGAAGAAGATATGTTAAGGAATCTAGACAGAAGTGTAAAACAAGTTTACTATAGAGCTGCTACATTAATGGTTCTCATTGTGATAAGAGTTACATGA
- the LOC141689145 gene encoding uncharacterized protein LOC141689145 isoform X1 translates to MVELSLFASYPQKGLPTFPHLLDCEPFLLKPGSSQYVRKPALLAMRPHDLRQIQLWKQPTSGSLKSNQNDSSIGRNVPSDIKADTHPDSILFSIGIAKQCTRQKEILEFLRYVSSEVEIGGLDISLLADLMGLKVTADEISRHPLAPKYELHFQDAVCQPTLLFPSSEICSEKPLMDMVGDLDYNSELMVYFDSQVASGSWIETKDIHSIIAEPNLSNNSMKWRSQSMLVPHFEWSKSREAIQGSLNVKTTNAVPLRSPRKTRLRSLPKKKSNQKAAQKRDLQRKSYFHAVETLLSIIFDNRRHAKTAILKLKRLSPELTLLLTQFSATIAGTGIALIFSVLYKATSGKVPFCTSRLLNTGLGLGLVWLSWAVNRMRDTISHISRNSRKLAEEDMLRNLDRSVKQVYYRAATLMVLIVIRVT, encoded by the exons ATGGTTGAACTTTCTCTGTTTGCCTCTTACCCTCAGAAGGGCCTGCCCACATTCCCTCACCTGCTg GACTGCGAGCCTTTTTTACTTAAACCTGGATCAAGTCAATATGTGAGAAAACCAGCCTTGCTGGCTATGCGGCCCCACGACCTGCGCCAAATTCAGCTATGGAAACAACCTACAAGTGGATCGTTGAAGAGTAACCAAAATGACTCGTCTATTGGAAGAAATGTTCCAAGTGATATAAAAG CAGATACTCATCCAGACTCTATACTTTTCAGCATTGGAATTGCTAAACAGTGCACAAGGCAAAAAGAAATCTTAGAGTTTCTTAGATATGTATCAAGTGAAGTGGAAATAGGTGGACTAGATATATCCCTACTTGCCGACTTGATGGGTCTTAAAGTAACAGCAGATGAAATTTCTCGGCATCCACTTGCACCCAAATATGAACTCCATTTCCAGGATGCTGTTTGTCAGCCAACTCTACTTTTTCCAAGTAGCGAGATTTGTTCAGAGAAGCCTCTAATGGATATGGTTGGGGATTTGGATTACAATTCAGAACTCATGGTCTACTTTGATAGTCAAGTTGCCTCTGGTAGTTGGATTGAGACAAAGGACATACATTCCATTATTGCTGAGCCTAATCTGTCAAATAACTCAATGAAATGGAGAAGCCAGTCGATGTTGGTTCCCCATTTTGAATG GTCAAAAAGCAGGGAAGCAATCCAAGGATCTCTAAATGTTAAAACCACAAATGCTGTTCCTCTGAGAAG TCCTCGGAAAACCAGGCTCCGGTCATTGCCAAAGAAGAAGAGCAATCAGAAAGCAGCCCAAAAGAGGGATCTTCAAAGAAAGAGCTATTTTCATGCAGTTGAGACTCTTTTGTCCATAATATTTGACAACAGACGGCATGCAAAAACAGCTATACTTAAGTTGAAGAGACTGAGTCCCGAGTTGACTCTACTCCTGACCCAATTCTCCGCCACCATAGCCGGGACGGGCATTGCTCTTATCTTCTCAGTTCTGTATAAAGCAACTAGTGGTAAGGTCCCTTTTTGTACATCAAGACTACTAAATACAGGTTTGGGGCTTGGCCTTGTCTGGCTTTCTTGGGCAGTGAATAGAATGAGGGACACTATAAGTCACATCAGCAGAAACTCGAGGAAGCTGGCAGAAGAAGATATGTTAAGGAATCTAGACAGAAGTGTAAAACAAGTTTACTATAGAGCTGCTACATTAATGGTTCTCATTGTGATAAGAGTTACATGA